The Paramisgurnus dabryanus chromosome 1, PD_genome_1.1, whole genome shotgun sequence genome includes a window with the following:
- the LOC135734650 gene encoding uncharacterized protein encodes MLAPILPIPSQRMRHLLAMRCLGRLVLPAGCTKKEKTPMANREKTAKSVKRKIAKFFRTMGKKIMSPFVHCFGRNKVVPFIPSPELKPGNPGKANDDLVKSQMKISSGMKGDDNIAHPVAKADYDLPNTTKTVDVSSATQHYTGTYSISNGLKATDDQALTKLGPEKRLTNFVLNSDASSAEPKMTGIYLVSDGQKVDETDEGLGASGFTCRMYQKSHESDDKQVAIEQVLEWKHNPYTDTKANNNSDDAKFKTGTIPKTKGFIIPCEPKEKTDTNPANPKPKKPTSSTSHEVPGAIGFTGRMYQNSHESDGKRVTIKQVSKWTRNPCIDIAMPN; translated from the exons ATGCTCGCACCAATCCTGCCAATCCCAAGCCAAAGGATGCGTCATCTACTAGCG ATGAGGTGCCTGGGGCGATTGGTTTTACCAGCAGGATGCACCAAGAAAGAGAAGACTCCGATGGCAAACAG GGAAAAAACAGCAAAATCCGTTAAAAGAAAAATTGCAAAATTTTTCCGTACAATGGGGAAGAAGATTATGAGCCCCTTTGTTCACTGCTTCGGGAGGAACAAAGTGGTACCTTTCATACCCTCCCCAGAGCTGAAACCGGGGAATCCGGGGAAGGCCAATGATGATCTGGTCAAATCACAGATGAAGATCAGTTCCGGGATGAAGGGTGATGATAATATTGCCCATCCCGTGGCAAAGGCAGACTATGATCTGCCAAATACTACAAAGACTGTTGATGTATCGTCCGCCACCCAGCATTACACTGGCACTTATTCCATCAGTAATGGACTTAAGGCTACCGATGACCAAGCCTTAACCAAGCTGGGGCCAGAGAAACGTCTGACCAATTTCGTCTTGAACTCTGATGCCAGTTCAGCCGAGCCTAAGATGACTGGCATTTATTTGGTCAGCGACGGACAAAAGGTTGATGAAACAG ATGAGGGGCTTGGGGCGAGTGGCTTTACCTGCAGAATGTACCAAAAAAGCCATGAATCTGATGACAAACAG GTAGCCATCGAGCAAGTTTTGGAATGGAAACATAATCCTTACACTGATACT AAGGCTAACAACAATTCAGATGATGCCAAATTTAAGACTGGCACCATTCCCAAGACAAAGGGTTTCATTATTCCATGTGAACCCAAGGAGAAGACGGACACCAACCCTGCCAATCCCAAGCCAAAGAAGCCAACCTCATCTACTAGCC ATGAGGTGCCTGGGGCGATTGGCTTTACCGGCAGGATGTACCAAAACAGCCATGAATCTGATGGCAAACGG GTCACCATCAAGCAAGTGTCAAAATGGACCCGTAACCCCTGCATTGATATT GCGATGCCAAATTAA
- the LOC141282642 gene encoding uncharacterized protein, whose protein sequence is MLSIISSVYDPLGFLAPIVLPAKLLLQELCRTKCDWDDPIPPAFQQKWKKWLTDLEKVAYFKIHRCVKPAGFGRTVSAQLHHFADASENGYGTATYLRMQNMEERVHVTFLFGKARVAPLKTVTIPRLELTAAVVAVRVDKMLQSELQLQLKKTCFWTDSTSVLKYIKNEDRRFQTFVANRVTTIRVNSEIEQWRYVPTALNPADDASRGLKAEDLMKQRWIEGPKFLLEPEEMWPTFPVDTSVTADDPEVKKSLMVNATLADINATSQLITHFSDWQRLKVAVAWLIKLKETLFKLKEKRKELERANTSGAARLDVQKEMQAFATSLGNQKVALEDLLKAETSIIAFCQ, encoded by the coding sequence ATGTTATCCATTATCAGTTCAGTCTACGATCCATTGGGGTTCCTGGCACCTATAGTACTCCCGGCCAAGCTGCTGTTGCAGGAGTTGTGTAGGACAAAATGTGATTGGGATGATCCAATACCTCCAGCTTTCCAGCAGAAGTGGAAAAAATGGCTGACAGATCTTGAGAAGGTGGCATATTTCAAGATCCACAGATGTGTGAAACCTGCAGGATTTGGGAGGACTGTCAGTGCTCAATTGCATCATTTCGCTGACGCGAGCGAGAACGGCTATGGTACGGCTACTTACCTGAGGATGCAGAACATGGAAGAGAGGGTTCATGTTACTTTCTTATTTGGCAAAGCCCGAGTGGCCCCCTTGAAGACTGTCACCATTCCCCGTTTAGAGCTCACCGCTGCCGTTGTTGCAGTACGAGTAGACAAGATGCTTCAATCAGAGCTCCAGCTTCAATTAAAAAAGACTTGCTTTTGGACTGACAGCACATCAGTTCTTAAGTACATAAAGAATGAGGACAGAAGATTTCAAACCTTTGTAGCAAACAGGGTAACCACCATCAGGGTTAACTCAGAAATTGAACAGTGGAGATACGTTCCCACAGCCCTGAACCCTGCTGACGATGCTTCACGTGGATTGAAGGCCGAAGATCTTATGAAGCAAAGATGGATAGAAGGCCCAAAATTCCTACTGGAACCTGAAGAAATGTGGCCAACATTTCCTGTAGATACAAGTGTCACTGCCGACGATCCAGAAGTAAAGAAAAGTCTGATGGTCAATGCGACACTTGCTGACATCAATGCCACATCGCAACTGATAACCCATTTCTCTGATTGGCAAAGATTGAAAGTTGCAGTTGCATGGCTCATTAAGTTGAAAGAAACCCTGTTTAAactgaaagaaaaaagaaaagagttGGAGCGTGCAAACACAAGTGGAGCAGCAAGGTTGGATGTGCAAAAGGAGATGCAAGCTTTCGCAACATCACTTGGGAATCAGAAGGTGGCTTTGGAAGATCTCCTAAAGGCTGAGACCTCCATAATCGCTTTTTGCCAGTAA